The Gasterosteus aculeatus chromosome 8, fGasAcu3.hap1.1, whole genome shotgun sequence genome has a window encoding:
- the oca2 gene encoding P protein isoform X2, with the protein MYLENQTEMEMSPASAQGHQGRSFGDLRLLQGISERRDAQKPSGCVIHAEGFVPVRPDDGFSVVNILRGKSTSANLTEKSPLLRFSQDDGVCVSPAGMTYMTLHDPGFVGGEEPWHGGSLDLERRYRLGSEVTSLSASRSGSSEKSDPLDGLNLSRRFTSSVKCCFRVSKIATMFTIVVLCSLFFSMYPDRDNPTRLLAVSPADSFSVNLTDFRDNALLKLQVGGPFARGKVDLQDQDYILVQVEQTEQAGQRRRRTQQVIHNWTIPLHGERSDQILVTKTFEMLSSDPIVITFQAFLPDNEVVPLSMTHQSLYVTVETQVAIAGVILTGVYVLIIFEIVHRTLAAMLGSLAALAALAIIGDRPSLVTVVEWIDYETLALLFGMMVLVAIFSETGFFDYCAVKAYQLSRGKVWPMIFILCLIAAILSAFLDNVTTMMLFTPVTIRLCEVLNLDPRHVLIAEVIFTNIGGAATAVGDPPNVIIVSNQDLRKEGIDFASFTGYMFLGIFLVLLTSFPFLRLLYWNKKLYNKESIEIVELKHEILVWRQTAQRINPASREETAVKCLLMQKVLNLESLLRKMMKTFHSQISQEDKNWEQNIQELQKKHRITDTVLLVKCVSVLAVVIFMFFLNSFVPSIHLELGWIAILGSLWLLVLADIQDFEIILHRVEWATLLFFAGLFVLMEALAQLQLIDYVGEQTALLIKIPVLINLSQDADVNLPVKPLIYALAMGACLGGNGTLIGASANVVCAGIAEQHGYGFSFIEFFRLGFPMMIMTCMIGMCYLLATHIGLGWNM; encoded by the exons ATGTATCTGGAGAACCAAACGGAGATGGAGATGTCTCCGGCGTCGGCGCAGGGCCACCAGGGCCGGAGCTTCGGGGACCTTCGTCTGCTGCAGGGCATCTCGGAGAGGAGAGACGCTCAGAAGCCTTCGGGCTGCGTCATCCACGCCGAGGGCTTCGTCCCCGTCCGGCCGGACGACGG TTTCAGCGTGGTGAATATTCTCAGAGGGAAATCCACCTCCGCCAACCTGACGGAGAAGTCGCCTCTGCTGAGATTCTCTCAAGACGACGG GGTGTGTGTCTCCCCTGCTGGCATGACCTACATGACCTTACACGACCCCGGCTTCGTCGGCGGGGAGGAGCCTTGGCACGGCGGGTCGCTGGACCTGGAGAGGAGGTACCGGCTGGGCAGCGAGGTCACCAGTCTGTCGGCGTCCCGGTCCGGCTCCTCGGAGAAGAGCGACCCGCTGGACGGCCTCAACCTCAGCCGCCGCTTCACCAGCAGCGTGAA ATGCTGCTTCAGAGTTTCCAAAATTGCCACAATGTTTACAATCGTCGTCCTCTGCAGC CTCTTCTTCAGCATGTATCCAGACAGAGACAACCCCACCCGGCTGCTGGCCGTCTCCCCGGCAGACAGCTTCT CGGTGAACCTGACGGACTTCAGAGACAACGCTCTGCTCAAGCTGCAGGTGGGCGGGCCCTTCGCCCGCGGCAAGGTGGACCTCCAAGACCAGGACTACATCCTGGTCCAGGTGGAGCAGACGGAGCAGGCGGgacagcggaggaggaggactcagCAG GTGATTCATAACTGGACCATCCCTCTGCACGGGGAACGGAGCGACCAGATCCTGGTGACCAAAACCTTTGAGATGCTCAGCAG TGACCCCATCGTCATCACGTTCCAGGCCTTCCTGCCGGACAACGAGGTGGTGCCGCTGTCCATGACCCACCAGTCGCTCTACGTCACCGTGGAGACGCAGGTGGCCATCGCGGGCGTCATCCTGACCGGAGTCTACGTGCTCATCATCTTCGAG ATTGTGCATCGCACTCTGGCCGCCATGTTGGGCTCTCTGGCCGCGTTGGCCGCTCTGGCCATCATCGGGGAC AGGCCCAGTCTGGTCACCGTGGTCGAGTGGATCGACTACGAGACGCTGGCTCTTCTCTTTGGCATG ATGGTGCTGGTGGCCATCTTCTCGGAGACGGGCTTCTTTGATTACTGCGCCGTGAAG GCCTACCAGCTGTCCAGAGGGAAAGTGTGGCCGATGATCTTCATCCTCTGCCTCATCGCCGCCATCCTCTCCGCCTTCCTGGACAACGTGACCACCATGATGCTCTTCACCCCGGTGACCATCAG GTTGTGCGAGGTGCTTAATCTGGACCCCAGACACGTCCTGATCGCAGAAGTCATCTTCACCAACATCGGCGGCGCCGCCACGGCGGTCGGAGATCCGCCCAACGTGATCATAGTGTCCAACCAGGACCTCCGCAAAGAA GGGATCGACTTCGCCAGCTTCACAGGCTACATGTTCCTCGGGAttttcctcgtcctcctcacctccttcccGTTCCTGCGGCTGCTCTACTGGAACAAAAAGCTCTACAACAAAGAGTCCATTGAAATAGTCG aacTCAAGCACGAGATTCTGGTCTGGAGGCAGACGGCTCAGCGCATCAACCCGGCCAGCCGGGAGGAGACGGCGGTGAAGTGCCTCCTGATGCAGAAGGTCCTCAACCTGGAGAGTCTGCTCCGCAAGATGATGAAGACCTTCCAcag TCAAATTTCTCAAGAGGACAAGAACTGGGAGCAGAACATCCAGGAGCTGCAGAAGAAG cacaggATAACCGACACGGTGCTGCTGGTGAAGTGCGTGTCCGTCCTCGCCGTGGTCATCTTCATGTTCTTTCTCAACTCCTTCGTCCCCAGCATTCATCTGGAGCTCG GCTGGATCGCTATCCTGGGTTCACTGTGGCTGCTGGTTCTGGCGGACATCCAGGACTTCGAGATCATCTTGCATCGGGTGGAGTGGGCCACGTTGCTCTTCTTCGCCGGCCTCTTCGTCTTGATGGAG GCtttagctcagctgcagctcATCGACTACGTCGGGGAACAGACGGCGCTGCTCATCAAA ATTCCAGTTCTCATCAACCTGAGTCAGGACGCAGACGTGAACCTACCGGTGAAACCTCTCATCTACGCCTTGGCCATGGGGGCCTGCCTCGGGG GAAACGGCACGTTGATCGGCGCTTCGGCCAACGTCGTGTGCGCGGGCATCGCCGAGCAGCACGGCTACGGCTTCTCCTTCATCGAGTTCTTCAG GTTAGGATTCCCCATGATGATCATGACCTGCATGATCGGCATGTGCTACCTGCTGGCCACCCACATCGGACTCGGCTGGAACATGTGA
- the oca2 gene encoding P protein isoform X1: protein MYLENQTEMEMSPASAQGHQGRSFGDLRLLQGISERRDAQKPSGCVIHAEGFVPVRPDDGFSVVNILRGKSTSANLTEKSPLLRFSQDDGVCVSPAGMTYMTLHDPGFVGGEEPWHGGSLDLERRYRLGSEVTSLSASRSGSSEKSDPLDGLNLSRRFTSSVKCCFRVSKIATMFTIVVLCSLFFSMYPDRDNPTRLLAVSPADSFSVNLTDFRDNALLKLQVGGPFARGKVDLQDQDYILVQVEQTEQAGQRRRRTQQVIHNWTIPLHGERSDQILVTKTFEMLSSDPIVITFQAFLPDNEVVPLSMTHQSLYVTVETQVAIAGVILTGVYVLIIFEIVHRTLAAMLGSLAALAALAIIGDRPSLVTVVEWIDYETLALLFGMMVLVAIFSETGFFDYCAVKAYQLSRGKVWPMIFILCLIAAILSAFLDNVTTMMLFTPVTIRLCEVLNLDPRHVLIAEVIFTNIGGAATAVGDPPNVIIVSNQDLRKEGIDFASFTGYMFLGIFLVLLTSFPFLRLLYWNKKLYNKESIEIVELKHEILVWRQTAQRINPASREETAVKCLLMQKVLNLESLLRKMMKTFHSQISQEDKNWEQNIQELQKKHRITDTVLLVKCVSVLAVVIFMFFLNSFVPSIHLELGWIAILGSLWLLVLADIQDFEIILHRVEWATLLFFAGLFVLMEALAQLQLIDYVGEQTALLIKAVPEDQRLAVAIILVMWVSALASSLIDNIPFTATMIPVLINLSQDADVNLPVKPLIYALAMGACLGGNGTLIGASANVVCAGIAEQHGYGFSFIEFFRLGFPMMIMTCMIGMCYLLATHIGLGWNM, encoded by the exons ATGTATCTGGAGAACCAAACGGAGATGGAGATGTCTCCGGCGTCGGCGCAGGGCCACCAGGGCCGGAGCTTCGGGGACCTTCGTCTGCTGCAGGGCATCTCGGAGAGGAGAGACGCTCAGAAGCCTTCGGGCTGCGTCATCCACGCCGAGGGCTTCGTCCCCGTCCGGCCGGACGACGG TTTCAGCGTGGTGAATATTCTCAGAGGGAAATCCACCTCCGCCAACCTGACGGAGAAGTCGCCTCTGCTGAGATTCTCTCAAGACGACGG GGTGTGTGTCTCCCCTGCTGGCATGACCTACATGACCTTACACGACCCCGGCTTCGTCGGCGGGGAGGAGCCTTGGCACGGCGGGTCGCTGGACCTGGAGAGGAGGTACCGGCTGGGCAGCGAGGTCACCAGTCTGTCGGCGTCCCGGTCCGGCTCCTCGGAGAAGAGCGACCCGCTGGACGGCCTCAACCTCAGCCGCCGCTTCACCAGCAGCGTGAA ATGCTGCTTCAGAGTTTCCAAAATTGCCACAATGTTTACAATCGTCGTCCTCTGCAGC CTCTTCTTCAGCATGTATCCAGACAGAGACAACCCCACCCGGCTGCTGGCCGTCTCCCCGGCAGACAGCTTCT CGGTGAACCTGACGGACTTCAGAGACAACGCTCTGCTCAAGCTGCAGGTGGGCGGGCCCTTCGCCCGCGGCAAGGTGGACCTCCAAGACCAGGACTACATCCTGGTCCAGGTGGAGCAGACGGAGCAGGCGGgacagcggaggaggaggactcagCAG GTGATTCATAACTGGACCATCCCTCTGCACGGGGAACGGAGCGACCAGATCCTGGTGACCAAAACCTTTGAGATGCTCAGCAG TGACCCCATCGTCATCACGTTCCAGGCCTTCCTGCCGGACAACGAGGTGGTGCCGCTGTCCATGACCCACCAGTCGCTCTACGTCACCGTGGAGACGCAGGTGGCCATCGCGGGCGTCATCCTGACCGGAGTCTACGTGCTCATCATCTTCGAG ATTGTGCATCGCACTCTGGCCGCCATGTTGGGCTCTCTGGCCGCGTTGGCCGCTCTGGCCATCATCGGGGAC AGGCCCAGTCTGGTCACCGTGGTCGAGTGGATCGACTACGAGACGCTGGCTCTTCTCTTTGGCATG ATGGTGCTGGTGGCCATCTTCTCGGAGACGGGCTTCTTTGATTACTGCGCCGTGAAG GCCTACCAGCTGTCCAGAGGGAAAGTGTGGCCGATGATCTTCATCCTCTGCCTCATCGCCGCCATCCTCTCCGCCTTCCTGGACAACGTGACCACCATGATGCTCTTCACCCCGGTGACCATCAG GTTGTGCGAGGTGCTTAATCTGGACCCCAGACACGTCCTGATCGCAGAAGTCATCTTCACCAACATCGGCGGCGCCGCCACGGCGGTCGGAGATCCGCCCAACGTGATCATAGTGTCCAACCAGGACCTCCGCAAAGAA GGGATCGACTTCGCCAGCTTCACAGGCTACATGTTCCTCGGGAttttcctcgtcctcctcacctccttcccGTTCCTGCGGCTGCTCTACTGGAACAAAAAGCTCTACAACAAAGAGTCCATTGAAATAGTCG aacTCAAGCACGAGATTCTGGTCTGGAGGCAGACGGCTCAGCGCATCAACCCGGCCAGCCGGGAGGAGACGGCGGTGAAGTGCCTCCTGATGCAGAAGGTCCTCAACCTGGAGAGTCTGCTCCGCAAGATGATGAAGACCTTCCAcag TCAAATTTCTCAAGAGGACAAGAACTGGGAGCAGAACATCCAGGAGCTGCAGAAGAAG cacaggATAACCGACACGGTGCTGCTGGTGAAGTGCGTGTCCGTCCTCGCCGTGGTCATCTTCATGTTCTTTCTCAACTCCTTCGTCCCCAGCATTCATCTGGAGCTCG GCTGGATCGCTATCCTGGGTTCACTGTGGCTGCTGGTTCTGGCGGACATCCAGGACTTCGAGATCATCTTGCATCGGGTGGAGTGGGCCACGTTGCTCTTCTTCGCCGGCCTCTTCGTCTTGATGGAG GCtttagctcagctgcagctcATCGACTACGTCGGGGAACAGACGGCGCTGCTCATCAAA GCGGTGCCAGAGGACCAGCGCTTGGCCGTTGCCATCATCTTGGTCATGTGGGTCTCGGCTCTGGCTTCTTCTCTCATCGACAACATTCCCTTCACTGCCACCATG ATTCCAGTTCTCATCAACCTGAGTCAGGACGCAGACGTGAACCTACCGGTGAAACCTCTCATCTACGCCTTGGCCATGGGGGCCTGCCTCGGGG GAAACGGCACGTTGATCGGCGCTTCGGCCAACGTCGTGTGCGCGGGCATCGCCGAGCAGCACGGCTACGGCTTCTCCTTCATCGAGTTCTTCAG GTTAGGATTCCCCATGATGATCATGACCTGCATGATCGGCATGTGCTACCTGCTGGCCACCCACATCGGACTCGGCTGGAACATGTGA